The following nucleotide sequence is from Staphylococcus chromogenes.
AAGGATAAGTATCAATGTGATGAGTTTCCAATCTAAGCGGTGTCGTAAAGATTTATGGGTATGTTGACGAGATGAAGCCATAGTAATCTCCTTTACGAAAAAATATCATATTATATCTATTATGATTGTACAGAACTTCGCACTATTTTGCGAATATGAGTTGCTATTCCTTTGAAAATACATGCATTTCGTAATGCTCTCATGGTAATATGGAGTTTAGAATAAGATTTGGAGGCGGACTTATGTCAAAAGAAGCGTTATGTATTATATACGGCGGTAAAAGTGCCGAACATGATGTATCAATTTTAACTGCTCAAAATGTGTTAAATGCCATTGACAAAGAGCAGTATCATATTGACATTATATATATCACTAATGATGGAGTATGGAGAAAAAAAGAAAATATTTCAGATCAAATCAATGACATTCATGTGTTGCATTTAGATCAATCTCACGAAGGTGAAATTTCAACGATGTTAACACAAAGTAGCCAAGGCGGTCGCTATGACGCCGTATTTCCATTGCTACACGGACCAAATGGTGAAGATGGCACAATTCAAGGCTTATTTGAAGTCCTAGATATTCCTTATGTGGGTAATGGTGTGTTGGCGGCATCTAGTTCTATGGATAAATTAGTCATGAAACAATTATTTGCACAGCGCGGTTTACCTCAGCTCCCATACGTAAGCTTTTTACGTAGTGAGTATGAGAAATATCAACACAATATATTGAAACTTGTTCATGATAAACTTGAATTCCCTGTTTTTGTAAAGCCGGCGAATTTAGGTTCTAGTGTTGGAATCAGTAAATGTGAAAATGAAGAGGAATTGATTCAGGGGATAGAAGAGGCCTTTTTATATGACCGTAAACTTGTCATTGAACAAGGCGTTAATGCAAGAGAAATTGAAGTCGCGGTCTTAGGGAATGATTATCCTGAAACAACATGGCCAGGCGAAGTAATTAAAGATGTGGCTTTTTATGATTATAAATCGAAATATAAAGATGGAAAAGTACAACTGTCTATTCCTGCTGACTTAGATGAAGAAGTTCAAATGACATTGAGAAATATGGCAGTGGAAGCCTTTAAAGCTACAGACTGTTCAGGATTATTGCGTGCAGACTTCTTTGTGACAGAAGATGACCAAATTTATATTAATGAAACGAATGCGATGCCTGGATTTACAGCATATAGTATGTATCCAAAACTTTGGGAAAATATGGGGCTTCCGTATGCTGAGTTGATTACTAAATTAATTACACTCGCCAAAGAACGTCATCAAGAAAAGCAGAAAAACAAATATAAAATTGATGAGTAGGTGTCCGCATGATTGAAATTACATTAAACCAAATCAAGCAGTGGATTGATTGTGAAATTGACACTTCTTATTTAGGCCATCCTATTAAAGGTGTTTCTATTGATTCACGCCACATAGAAAAAGGGCAATTATTCGTGCCTTTTGTCGGTGAAAACGTGGATGGGCATCAATTTACAGAACAGGCTTTGAGAGATGGCGCAGGTGCGGCCTTTTTTCAACGAGACAGTCAAATTGAAGTTCCTAATAATGGGCCAGTCATCGTTGTTGAAGACACCTTGGTTGCCCTTCAACAACTTGCAAAGGCCTATATTAAAGAAGTGAATCCAACTGTGATTGCGGTAACGGGGTCTAATGGGAAAACAACTACGAAAGATATGATTGAAAATGTCTTATCTACCAATTATCGTGTGAAAAAGACCCTTGGTAATTATAATAATGAGATCGGCTTACCTCTAACGATTCTTCAATTGGATCATGATACTGAAATCTCAATTTTAGAAATGGGGATGTCAGGTTTTCATGAAATCGAACTACTCTCCAACATTGCTGAACCTGATTATGCTGTGATTACAAATATTGGAGAATCACATATGCAAGATTTAGGTTCGAGAGAAGGCATTGCAAAAGCAAAATTCGAAATTGTATCAGGATTAAAGGAAAAGGGGAAATTGCTATATGACGGTGATGAACCCCTTCTTACACCGCATGTTCAAACTTTGGCAAAGGAACAATGTATTAGTATTGGATTAAATACTTCAAATGATGTTAGTTGTCACATATTGTCTCATGATGATGAGGGCATTACGTTTGAAATCAATAGTAAAAATCAATTCCGCTTGCCAGTGATAGGTGAACATAATATGCGTAATGCAGCGATTGCAATTACGATTGCGCAATTATTAGATGTTGATGAAAAGACAATACAATCTCAACTGAATCATCTGCAATTGACAGGTATGCGCATGCAAAAATTTCAAGCACACAATGGTGCGACCATTATTAACGATGCCTACAATGCGAGTCCGACAAGTATGAAAGCAGCCATTGATACATTAAGTCAAATGGAAGGGCGCAAAATATTGATTTTAGGTGATGTTTTAGAATTGGGAGAGCAATCTAAAATATTACATATGAGTGTAGGACAATACCTAGAAAATAAAAAAATACAAATGTTGTATACTTATGGAGAAGCTGCCCTGGACATCCATGAAAAAGGAAAACGTCATGTGGAAGAAGCAATACATTTTAATGATAAAACAAAAATGACGCGTTATATTGCATCTATATTATCAGCTAGTGATAAGGTGCTTGTGAAAGGATCGCGTGGGATGAAGTTAGAAGAAGTTGTTGATGCGTTAATTGAACAAACATAACTCATTTGTATCCAAAAAAGCAAAGAGCATTAAGTGATTGATAGCTCAATATTTCTTTGGGCATGGATTTATAATGCCAAACCTAAAGTTAGAAAGCCATCAAAATTTATCTGAGCATAAATTTTGATGGCTATTTTGATACAACTTAGTTCGATGAAATTGAGTTGGTCAAAAAATTTTATAACTTACGCTTGTGAATTAATAATATTATTTATGTCTCAAATAGCTATTTTTTATAGCTAATTTTTAATGTTATCGTTGTAAGTTTATAGCTTTACACGTGGTTTAAACTGCTTATAAAAACTTAGTATTTTAATAAGAATATGTGATTATACGTATTTGCTTTATTGCGCAATTAGCATACAGGTGGTAATATGGAGAAGTTGGAAAAATCATTATTGAGATAAATTATGAGAAATAAGATCCAAAAAAAGGAGAATGACTTTGCAAAATTTTACAAGCTTAGGTGTTTCAGAAAGAACAGCTGAAACATTAGAGGCGATGGGATTTACGGAACCTACACCGATACAAAAGGATAGCATCCCATCAGCTCTTAAAAATTTAGATATTTTGGGCCAAGCACAAACTGGAACAGGAAAAACAGGTGCATTTGGTATCCCATTAATTGAAAAAGTAGTTGGTAAAGAAGGTGTACGTGCCCTCATCTTAGCACCAACACGTGAACTTGCGATGCAAGTTGCAGAACAATTAAGAGAATTCAGCCGTGGTCAAAAAGTTCAAGTTGTCACTGTATTTGGGGGTATGCCGATCGACCGTCAAATCAAATCATTGAAAAAAGGTCCTCAAATTGTCGTGGGTACACCTGGCCGAGTTATCGATCACTTAAACCGTCGTACATTGAAAACACAAGACATCGATACATTAATTTTAGATGAAGCTGATGAAATGATGAATATGGGCTTTATCGATGATATGCGCTACATTATGGATAAATTGCCATCTGATAATCGACAAACAATGCTTTTCTCAGCAACAATGCCAAAAGCGATTCAAGAATTAGTTCAAAAATTCATGAAGTCACCAGAAATTATTAAAACGATGAACAATGAACTTTCAGATCCACAAATTGATGAATATTATACGATCGTTAAAGAATTAGAAAAGTTCGATACATTCACGAATTTCCTTGACGTTCATCAACCAGAATTAGCGATTGTGTTCGGTCGTACAAAACGTCGTGTCGATGAATTGACAAGTGCTTTACTATCAAAAGGTTATAAAGCAGAAGGCCTTCACGGAGACATTACACAAGCCAAACGTTTAGAAGTACTTAAAAAATTCAAAAATGACCAAATTGACATTTTAGTAGCAACAGATGTTGCAGCACGTGGTCTTGATATTTCTG
It contains:
- a CDS encoding D-alanine--D-alanine ligase, whose product is MSKEALCIIYGGKSAEHDVSILTAQNVLNAIDKEQYHIDIIYITNDGVWRKKENISDQINDIHVLHLDQSHEGEISTMLTQSSQGGRYDAVFPLLHGPNGEDGTIQGLFEVLDIPYVGNGVLAASSSMDKLVMKQLFAQRGLPQLPYVSFLRSEYEKYQHNILKLVHDKLEFPVFVKPANLGSSVGISKCENEEELIQGIEEAFLYDRKLVIEQGVNAREIEVAVLGNDYPETTWPGEVIKDVAFYDYKSKYKDGKVQLSIPADLDEEVQMTLRNMAVEAFKATDCSGLLRADFFVTEDDQIYINETNAMPGFTAYSMYPKLWENMGLPYAELITKLITLAKERHQEKQKNKYKIDE
- a CDS encoding UDP-N-acetylmuramoyl-tripeptide--D-alanyl-D-alanine ligase — translated: MIEITLNQIKQWIDCEIDTSYLGHPIKGVSIDSRHIEKGQLFVPFVGENVDGHQFTEQALRDGAGAAFFQRDSQIEVPNNGPVIVVEDTLVALQQLAKAYIKEVNPTVIAVTGSNGKTTTKDMIENVLSTNYRVKKTLGNYNNEIGLPLTILQLDHDTEISILEMGMSGFHEIELLSNIAEPDYAVITNIGESHMQDLGSREGIAKAKFEIVSGLKEKGKLLYDGDEPLLTPHVQTLAKEQCISIGLNTSNDVSCHILSHDDEGITFEINSKNQFRLPVIGEHNMRNAAIAITIAQLLDVDEKTIQSQLNHLQLTGMRMQKFQAHNGATIINDAYNASPTSMKAAIDTLSQMEGRKILILGDVLELGEQSKILHMSVGQYLENKKIQMLYTYGEAALDIHEKGKRHVEEAIHFNDKTKMTRYIASILSASDKVLVKGSRGMKLEEVVDALIEQT
- the cshA gene encoding degradosome RNA helicase CshA; the protein is MQNFTSLGVSERTAETLEAMGFTEPTPIQKDSIPSALKNLDILGQAQTGTGKTGAFGIPLIEKVVGKEGVRALILAPTRELAMQVAEQLREFSRGQKVQVVTVFGGMPIDRQIKSLKKGPQIVVGTPGRVIDHLNRRTLKTQDIDTLILDEADEMMNMGFIDDMRYIMDKLPSDNRQTMLFSATMPKAIQELVQKFMKSPEIIKTMNNELSDPQIDEYYTIVKELEKFDTFTNFLDVHQPELAIVFGRTKRRVDELTSALLSKGYKAEGLHGDITQAKRLEVLKKFKNDQIDILVATDVAARGLDISGVSHVYNFDIPQDTESYTHRIGRTGRAGKQGMAVTFVNPIEMDYIRQIEQANHRQMRALRPPHRKEVLRAREEEIKSKVENWMAVTKEPRVESIAKQLLEEYDQTDLVTALLQELVESNDEVEVQLTFEKPLARKNRQPKGNRKGGGKRHSKSRRGNKPNFNKKGNGFKDKRENKVKKGRTFADHQK